The Tachysurus vachellii isolate PV-2020 chromosome 21, HZAU_Pvac_v1, whole genome shotgun sequence region AGGTCTACTAGTAAGCGCACTCAGTGCATCTGTTTTCTCCTTGCTAGGCATTACCCTAGACAGATTCCTATCTCTCCACCGAGCCTTGACATATGGTTCACGccgcacacatactcacactcactgtGCCCTGGCTATGGGGTGGGCTCTGGCAGGCCTGCAGGGGGTGCTTCCTGCTTTAGGCTGGAACTGTCTGGACAATGGACAGTCATGCAGCGTGGTGTGGCCATTGACCCGAGTGCATTTGGCTACACTGTGTGGAGGCTTTCTCTTAGCCCTGGCTCTCATGCTGCAGCTCAATGCCTGGATCTGCCAAGTTGTCTTGCGACACTCCCATCAGATTGccctacagagacacacactgccctctgcacgcacacacacacgccgacgTGTGCACACTCTCGCTCTTATTCTTGCCATCTTTGCCAGCTGTTGGATCCCCTTTGCCCTCTATGGCCTCCTTGGAGATGGATCATCACCTGGCCTATACACATATGCCACTCTGGTGCCAGTCACAGGAAACTCTTTGCTAAACCCCTTGATTTATGCCTAtagaaacacacatatacagcaaGCACTGAAGCAGGCTTGCTGCTGCTGCCTACCaaacacatttcacaaaaacacacacacgccaagTGACGTGTAAAAGACGTCAGAATCTTATCTGAAATATGCCATTTGGTGCCATGATAGATCATGCTTTAACTAACTGACcaaacacatatgcacatgcACTCCAGGCAAAGATTTGGACACATTAACTGGAAATATATCTGTTTTGACCGTAATGTTATGTCTAAGACAAATATTGAGGATAATTGTAAAGCATTTCTCCTTTTGTTGAACACTCCCTTATAAAGTTGGTTTATATGGTTAAGATGCAACAGGCTTGCAGCACTTCAGGAACACTAATTTAAACTGGGTtagaatttgatttgatttgatttatacaAATTTCTGGGTAATtgcataattatttaaatgttatttcatagtggttatatatttattattattcgaAAATagaagaaagcaagaaagaaccCTGTGGAAAAACAGGTGTGTCCATTCATTTGACTGGTAGTGTCCTCTCCATTGCCTCCTTAAGAAACCGTGCAAGTAGCCAAGACCTCAACCTGCTGTGTGATACATGAGTCACATGAATCACTCACATATTCTCCTGCAACCTATATGTACTGTcatgttttcttcttctgtgtttgtttggttttattacaaaaacacCTGATAAAACTGtgttctttcattttaaggAGAGAAACGACCAACACAGCAGTAGATTTCCTactataaaaaaatttaaatatgagtTTCAaacaatgtacttttttttaaagagttgtATTGCATCAATTGTGTTCAATTTGTGCCTGATATTTTCAGACTCTGACATTCAGAGATACTActggaatttaaaaaatatccgCACTTTAAAATGACTTGACAATTTGTACAAATTTAGTTTGAATGTTATGGttcaaattctttatttatgtatttattgacTGAAGTACTTGACGTTCATTAAAATGATGAATGcttttatattgtgtgtttgcACAGGGTGCACAAATGTCTACgtggatgaatgaatatgtattttttaaaatgaaatgttttgagaTGATCCTGTGTTgtttatataagaaaataaataattttgagtAAAACTTTTGCTGTTTTGCTTCGTTTTAATCTTGCATATTTTTAGAGTTCACAGCAATGACTGTAATGAGGAGTCGTAAGGctgatgatccatttgcagcttttttaATAGCAATCTCGTAATCAAACAGGCAGGGTCAGAGCAGGCAGAAATCGGAACCGGTAagacaggcagaaggtcagggcaggcagcaaacaatcagaaaactagaatacagaaacagaatcaaaacCGGAACTAGGAAATACACAAGGAACGCTCACAATGATCGCCGGAACAGATCGAGACCGCACTGGCGTCAGGTTCAGCCTTTATAGGGAGTGGctgatgaggaacaggtggcgGTGCAATCAGTGTCAGTGATGGATtctgggaagtgtagtccggaagagCTGAGTATTCTGGAGACGCTTCTCTGTGTTGGTGTTCGTGAGGCGCGGGCGGTGCACTGACCGTGACAATGACAAAATTTGCTAGGAACATGGCTGTA contains the following coding sequences:
- the gpr3 gene encoding G protein-coupled receptor 3 codes for the protein MALNDSDVGLEVVFEIDPLLQLAEVHLTPDPMVSAVLSPWDVAMGASGALICCENAIIIATILSSASLRAPMFLLIGSLAWADFLAGVGLLLYFMSHWCVPSRGLELASVGLLVSALSASVFSLLGITLDRFLSLHRALTYGSRRTHTHTHCALAMGWALAGLQGVLPALGWNCLDNGQSCSVVWPLTRVHLATLCGGFLLALALMLQLNAWICQVVLRHSHQIALQRHTLPSARTHTRRRVHTLALILAIFASCWIPFALYGLLGDGSSPGLYTYATLVPVTGNSLLNPLIYAYRNTHIQQALKQACCCCLPNTFHKNTHTPSDV